In Paenibacillus sp. FSL R7-0345, a single window of DNA contains:
- a CDS encoding GNAT family N-acetyltransferase — translation MIIGHQQVERNGIRYMIRSAVREDAAELSAVRLQIDGETENMERRQGEAFIDATGFEDVIRKDTEAERNLFLVAEVKGRIAGFARCEGSGLSRNAHKVEFGICILRAFWGQGIGYSLLQQATSWADQQGIVKMVLTVLETNTGAISLYRKFGFETEGMLKKDKLLADGTYYSTLVMGRFNNSIC, via the coding sequence ATGATCATTGGTCATCAGCAGGTGGAACGGAACGGAATCCGTTATATGATCAGATCAGCTGTCCGTGAGGATGCCGCGGAGCTGTCCGCAGTAAGGCTGCAGATTGACGGGGAAACCGAGAATATGGAGCGGCGGCAGGGTGAAGCTTTTATCGATGCCACGGGTTTTGAGGATGTTATCCGCAAAGATACGGAAGCAGAACGGAATTTGTTTCTTGTGGCGGAAGTAAAGGGGAGGATCGCCGGATTCGCCAGATGTGAAGGCAGCGGGCTGTCCAGAAATGCGCATAAGGTGGAATTCGGCATCTGCATTCTGCGTGCATTCTGGGGACAAGGGATCGGCTACAGTCTGCTGCAGCAAGCCACTTCCTGGGCAGATCAGCAAGGGATAGTCAAGATGGTGCTGACTGTGCTGGAGACCAATACGGGAGCCATCTCGCTATACCGCAAATTCGGATTCGAAACCGAGGGTATGCTGAAAAAAGACAAGCTGCTGGCAGACGGTACATACTATAGCACGCTGGTTATGGGCAGATTTAACAATTCGATTTGCTGA
- the thiE gene encoding thiamine phosphate synthase encodes MHNRSVQIREWLKLYFIMGSVNCRLSPADTLLQAIDGGITLFQFREKDPGALSGAAAIELARQLQGICRQRGIPFIVNDDIGLAEMLDADGVHVGQEDEPAAAIRRRLGTGKIVGVSAHTLQEAEQAIADGADYLGLGPVYPTSSKADARAVQGTQVIEQLRRSGLSIPLVGIGGITADNVPPVIRAGADGISVISAIAAAPDVSGAARHLLHKVTASSQS; translated from the coding sequence ATGCATAACCGCAGTGTGCAGATCCGTGAATGGCTCAAGCTGTACTTTATTATGGGCAGTGTGAACTGCCGCCTGTCCCCGGCTGACACGCTGCTGCAGGCGATTGACGGCGGCATTACACTGTTCCAGTTCCGTGAAAAGGATCCCGGTGCGCTGAGCGGTGCCGCGGCCATCGAGCTGGCCCGCCAGCTGCAGGGCATCTGCCGGCAGCGCGGCATCCCCTTTATCGTCAACGACGATATCGGGCTTGCTGAAATGCTGGATGCCGACGGGGTCCATGTCGGCCAGGAGGATGAGCCGGCTGCTGCCATCCGCCGCAGGCTCGGTACCGGCAAAATCGTCGGCGTATCTGCGCATACGCTGCAAGAGGCAGAGCAGGCCATTGCCGACGGAGCTGATTACCTCGGCCTCGGCCCGGTCTACCCTACCTCCTCGAAAGCAGATGCCAGGGCGGTGCAGGGAACACAGGTGATAGAGCAGCTGCGGCGCAGCGGGCTCAGCATCCCGCTGGTCGGGATCGGCGGCATCACAGCAGACAATGTGCCACCTGTAATCCGCGCAGGCGCGGATGGCATCTCGGTGATATCTGCGATTGCGGCAGCACCGGATGTCAGCGGTGCTGCCAGGCATCTGCTGCACAAGGTCACCGCAAGCAGCCAAAGTTAG
- the thiD gene encoding bifunctional hydroxymethylpyrimidine kinase/phosphomethylpyrimidine kinase, which produces MTTVAKALTIAGSDSGGGAGIQADLKTFQELGVYGMSALTAVTAQNTLGVQAVYPLTEEAVAAQLDSVGADLPPDAVKTGMLFSSSIISTVSAKIREYGWSRLVVDPVMIAKGGSPLLQQEAVAALISGLLPLSLVVTPNIPEAEVLTGMTITALKEREQAARLIHSMGPRYVVLKGGHDDGTDGVRDLIYDGQAFTYLDGPRIDTRHTHGTGCTFSAAIAAGIAAGDNVNEAIRTAKAFIQAAIEHGLGIGNGHGPTNHFAYQRSLREGYKDA; this is translated from the coding sequence ATGACCACAGTAGCTAAGGCCCTAACGATTGCCGGCTCGGACAGCGGCGGCGGTGCCGGCATCCAGGCTGATCTCAAGACGTTTCAGGAGCTGGGCGTATACGGCATGTCTGCACTTACTGCCGTAACGGCCCAGAATACGCTTGGTGTCCAGGCTGTCTATCCCCTGACGGAGGAGGCCGTGGCTGCCCAGCTCGACTCAGTCGGAGCTGATCTGCCGCCGGATGCTGTGAAGACGGGCATGCTGTTCAGCAGCAGCATCATAAGCACCGTGTCCGCCAAAATAAGAGAATACGGCTGGAGCCGGCTCGTAGTCGACCCGGTGATGATCGCCAAAGGCGGCTCTCCCCTGCTGCAGCAGGAGGCGGTGGCCGCACTAATCAGCGGGCTGCTGCCGTTGTCGCTGGTCGTTACCCCCAATATTCCCGAAGCTGAAGTTTTAACCGGCATGACCATTACCGCGCTCAAAGAGCGTGAGCAGGCAGCTAGGCTGATACACTCGATGGGCCCAAGGTATGTTGTGCTCAAGGGCGGCCATGACGACGGAACAGACGGGGTCCGGGATCTGATCTATGACGGGCAGGCTTTTACGTACCTGGATGGCCCCCGTATAGATACAAGACATACTCACGGCACCGGCTGCACCTTCTCGGCAGCGATCGCCGCAGGTATTGCTGCCGGAGATAACGTTAACGAAGCTATCCGGACAGCCAAAGCTTTTATTCAGGCGGCTATTGAACACGGTCTGGGTATCGGGAACGGGCATGGTCCGACCAATCATTTTGCGTACCAGCGCAGTTTAAGAGAGGGGTATAAGGATGCATAA
- the thiM gene encoding hydroxyethylthiazole kinase codes for MSYLAKVRELNPLVHNITNIVVANFSANGLLALGASPFMADAREEVADVAAMSGAVVLNIGTLNEQAIASMIIAGESANTHGVPLVLDPVGAGATAYRSGVTQKLVQSLQLTALRGNVAEVANVAGESWASKGVDAGAGEGDVLALAKKAALKLGCVVIVTGREDVITDGTRTFVASNGHPVLTKVTGTGCLLSAVTGAFLAVSEGAWLDAAAEALSFYGVAAEIAAERTEGQGPGAFQIEFLNQLSAVTPEIYSQRSRLEQFDN; via the coding sequence ATGTCTTATCTAGCCAAAGTACGCGAGCTCAATCCGCTCGTACATAACATTACGAACATTGTGGTGGCCAACTTTTCTGCTAACGGGCTGCTGGCGCTGGGCGCATCCCCTTTTATGGCCGATGCGCGTGAGGAGGTGGCCGATGTGGCCGCCATGTCGGGAGCAGTGGTGCTGAATATCGGCACCTTAAACGAGCAGGCCATCGCCTCCATGATCATCGCCGGGGAGTCCGCCAACACGCACGGCGTACCTCTCGTGCTTGATCCGGTGGGAGCCGGAGCAACCGCTTACCGCAGCGGGGTCACGCAAAAGCTGGTGCAGTCCTTGCAGCTGACCGCACTGCGCGGCAATGTGGCCGAGGTAGCCAATGTAGCCGGTGAGAGCTGGGCCAGCAAAGGTGTGGATGCCGGTGCAGGTGAAGGCGATGTACTTGCACTGGCCAAAAAGGCTGCCCTGAAGCTTGGCTGTGTAGTGATCGTTACCGGCCGTGAAGATGTCATTACCGACGGCACGCGCACTTTTGTTGCCAGTAACGGCCACCCGGTTCTGACCAAGGTGACTGGCACCGGCTGCCTGCTGAGCGCTGTTACCGGTGCATTTCTCGCCGTAAGTGAAGGTGCCTGGCTGGATGCGGCAGCAGAAGCCCTTTCTTTTTACGGCGTGGCGGCTGAGATTGCCGCAGAGCGGACTGAAGGCCAGGGCCCGGGAGCTTTTCAGATTGAATTTCTGAATCAGCTGTCAGCAGTGACCCCGGAAATCTACAGCCAAAGATCACGCCTAGAGCAGTTTGACAACTAA
- a CDS encoding ABC transporter substrate-binding protein produces the protein MSHNHLSNKSSKRNLRIKTALLLTGLLAVISGCSGTDSADPGANAAAGADSGQLHRVTVMLDWYPNAVHSFLYAAQEKGYFAEEGLEVDLQMPADSNDALKLAAAGKVDLALSYQPQVLMARAEDIPVVSVAALVRHPLNHLLVPADSGIASPKDLAGKTAGYSSIPLYEAMLKTMVKHDGGDPQSLTLIDVGFDLIPAITTGRVDAIIGGFINHEQLILEKENHPVTSIDPTAYGVPDYYELVLAAGEQGLEDSRDYYSKFMNAARKGQQFVQDHPEEALDLLLAHEDSTAPLDREIERRSLDILLPLMDAGDEAFGYQTSESWSGVADWLSGSGLLSDETVSEEAFINL, from the coding sequence ATGAGCCATAATCACCTTTCTAACAAATCGTCTAAACGAAATTTGCGGATTAAAACCGCGCTGCTGTTGACCGGATTGCTTGCTGTAATCAGCGGCTGCAGCGGGACTGATTCAGCTGATCCCGGAGCGAATGCTGCCGCCGGCGCAGACAGCGGGCAGCTGCACAGAGTAACCGTCATGCTGGACTGGTATCCGAATGCTGTGCACTCTTTTTTGTATGCAGCTCAGGAGAAAGGTTATTTTGCTGAGGAAGGCCTGGAGGTTGACCTGCAAATGCCTGCTGACAGCAATGATGCCCTAAAGCTGGCCGCCGCCGGCAAGGTTGATCTTGCCCTCAGCTACCAGCCCCAGGTGCTGATGGCCCGGGCAGAGGACATTCCTGTTGTGTCTGTTGCGGCGCTTGTCCGCCATCCGCTCAATCACCTGCTTGTCCCGGCAGACAGCGGCATCGCAAGCCCCAAGGATCTTGCCGGCAAAACCGCCGGTTACTCCTCCATACCGCTCTATGAAGCCATGCTGAAGACCATGGTTAAACATGACGGCGGTGATCCGCAATCGCTGACCCTGATCGATGTCGGTTTTGACCTGATCCCTGCCATTACCACGGGCCGCGTCGACGCCATCATCGGCGGCTTCATCAATCATGAGCAGCTGATTCTGGAGAAGGAAAACCATCCTGTTACTTCTATTGACCCCACTGCTTATGGGGTGCCTGACTATTACGAGCTGGTGCTGGCTGCAGGAGAACAGGGACTCGAGGACTCCCGGGACTACTACAGCAAATTTATGAACGCCGCCCGCAAAGGGCAGCAGTTTGTGCAGGATCACCCGGAGGAAGCACTGGATCTGCTGCTGGCCCATGAGGACAGCACCGCCCCGCTCGACCGTGAGATCGAGCGCCGGAGCCTCGATATTCTGCTGCCGCTGATGGATGCCGGGGACGAGGCTTTCGGCTACCAGACCTCTGAGTCGTGGAGCGGAGTCGCAGACTGGCTGTCCGGAAGCGGACTGCTGTCAGATGAAACGGTAAGCGAAGAGGCGTTTATTAATTTGTGA
- a CDS encoding ABC transporter permease has translation MRVSRIKLKLHTYAPAALLVLIILAVWETGVRFGGVPAFILPAPSAVWIALVEQRGLLLSVHLPATLQEILLGFLLAAGCGTLLGLGMHLFPPLAKAVYPLLIVSQTIPLIALSPILIMWFGYTLGGKIAVVFLTAFFPVVVSTYDGLHKSGEQYKELLLTLGASRRQLLVKTQIPLALPSYFSGLKLSIVYCVIGATIGEWLGGSRGLGYYSRRMAGNLHSAELFAAVFLLSALGVLLFLCICTAEQIVLKKRGLRR, from the coding sequence ATGAGAGTATCCCGAATTAAGCTGAAGCTGCATACTTATGCCCCTGCCGCCCTTCTGGTGCTGATAATCCTAGCGGTCTGGGAAACCGGTGTACGGTTCGGAGGGGTTCCCGCGTTCATCCTTCCGGCACCTTCAGCTGTCTGGATTGCACTGGTGGAGCAGCGGGGCCTGCTGTTAAGTGTGCATCTGCCGGCAACCCTGCAGGAAATCCTGCTCGGGTTCCTGCTGGCCGCAGGCTGCGGTACCCTGCTGGGACTGGGGATGCATCTCTTTCCGCCGCTGGCAAAAGCGGTGTACCCGCTGCTGATTGTCAGCCAGACCATCCCGCTGATCGCGCTATCCCCCATCCTGATCATGTGGTTCGGGTATACACTCGGAGGTAAGATCGCGGTTGTCTTCCTGACCGCCTTCTTCCCCGTCGTAGTCAGTACATATGACGGCCTGCATAAAAGCGGCGAGCAGTACAAGGAGCTGCTGCTGACTCTGGGCGCAAGCCGCCGGCAGCTGCTGGTCAAAACACAGATTCCGCTGGCTCTGCCATCTTATTTCTCCGGGCTGAAGCTGTCCATTGTCTACTGCGTCATTGGCGCAACGATCGGCGAATGGCTCGGCGGCAGCCGGGGCCTCGGCTATTACAGCCGCCGGATGGCCGGCAATCTGCACAGTGCCGAGCTGTTCGCTGCTGTCTTTCTGCTCTCCGCGCTGGGAGTCCTATTATTCCTGTGCATCTGTACTGCTGAACAAATTGTGTTGAAGAAAAGAGGTCTACGCCGATGA
- a CDS encoding ATP-binding cassette domain-containing protein, whose protein sequence is MNVQKGEFISLVGASGCGKSTLLRIIAGLLEPSGGGIIFEGRPSGSSASRLGRIGYMPQQDLLLPWRTVLDNCLLAWELQRKGSRQAAVQQIRSLLHSLGLAGTENAYPEELSGGMRQRIALARTLSSGSELLLLDEPFGALDAMTKRSLHRWLLELWSSLGRTVAFITHDLEEALLLSDRICLMERGSLQEITVPLPRPRQGQMIYQPQFMRLREELERRLHESIPN, encoded by the coding sequence ATGAATGTTCAGAAGGGAGAGTTCATTTCGCTGGTCGGTGCCAGCGGATGCGGCAAAAGCACGCTGCTGCGCATCATCGCCGGTCTGCTCGAGCCTTCAGGCGGAGGAATTATATTTGAAGGCAGACCTTCTGGCAGCAGCGCTTCCCGGCTCGGCAGAATCGGATATATGCCGCAGCAGGATCTGCTGCTGCCCTGGAGAACCGTGCTGGATAATTGCCTGCTGGCCTGGGAGCTGCAGCGTAAAGGCAGCAGACAGGCTGCTGTGCAGCAGATCCGCAGCCTGCTGCACAGCCTCGGCCTCGCCGGCACAGAGAATGCTTATCCGGAGGAGCTGTCCGGGGGCATGCGCCAGCGGATTGCTCTGGCCCGGACACTGTCATCAGGGAGTGAGCTGCTCCTGCTTGATGAGCCTTTTGGAGCGCTGGATGCCATGACCAAGCGCAGCTTGCACCGCTGGCTGCTCGAGCTATGGAGCAGCCTCGGCCGGACCGTAGCGTTCATCACCCACGATCTGGAAGAGGCCCTGCTGCTCAGTGACCGGATCTGCCTGATGGAGCGCGGCAGCCTGCAGGAAATCACGGTTCCGCTGCCTCGTCCAAGGCAGGGACAGATGATCTATCAGCCGCAGTTTATGAGGCTGCGGGAAGAGCTGGAACGGAGGCTGCATGAGAGTATCCCGAATTAA
- a CDS encoding TetR/AcrR family transcriptional regulator: MNPSKPNDSSAAPDLYKERILEAARELFTANGLEAVSMHAIAKKAGIGQGSLYRRFTDKGEICSLLLRDSTERFLSSLEMELALPEAESDALGHLRRSISRIVGFIEQHAELLQLIKSEFTGKKQLTQFEHPFFRRLNEFLTQLLTRAAAAGEITDVDPQFTATALIAVLSPDLYLYQLKHHSSTKEQITDGILALFVTGIQKRQ, from the coding sequence AAAGAACGTATCCTCGAGGCCGCACGCGAGCTGTTCACCGCAAATGGGCTGGAGGCTGTCAGCATGCATGCCATCGCCAAAAAGGCTGGCATCGGCCAAGGCTCGCTATACCGCCGTTTTACCGATAAAGGTGAAATCTGTTCATTGCTGCTGCGTGACAGTACGGAACGTTTTTTGTCCAGTCTGGAAATGGAGCTGGCGCTTCCAGAAGCAGAGAGTGATGCTCTTGGCCACCTGCGGCGCAGCATCAGCCGGATTGTCGGCTTTATCGAGCAGCATGCCGAGCTGCTGCAGCTGATCAAATCGGAGTTCACCGGCAAGAAACAGCTTACCCAGTTTGAGCATCCTTTTTTCCGCAGATTGAATGAATTCCTGACCCAGCTGCTCACACGCGCTGCTGCCGCCGGTGAGATTACTGATGTTGATCCGCAGTTCACAGCCACAGCCCTGATTGCCGTGCTCAGCCCGGATTTGTACCTGTATCAGCTGAAGCATCACAGCTCAACCAAAGAACAGATTACGGACGGAATTCTCGCCCTGTTCGTGACCGGAATCCAAAAAAGGCAATAA